Sequence from the Maribellus comscasis genome:
AATTCTGTTAAATCAAGTGTTGCCAAAGTTGCACCTGGTATGCTATTGCCGTTTTTAAACCATTGATATTGGTCAGACGGACCGGCAAAATAATTCTCGATAAATAAGATAAGATTTTCGCCCGGTGACGCTTGTTGCAATGTTGAAACGCCGATAGAATCCTGTGGGGCATAAATAAATTCATTAAAACTGTTGTAGTTTTCCCATGAGAAAATAGCTTCGATATCATTAAACTGGAGCTGGTTTCCTCCAAGGTAAAGTGTGTCCATTTGGAGTAAGCTCGCTAGTTCATCCGGAATTTGACGATTATTATCAATGACAGCACTTTTGTTCAAATCGATTTCTCCAAGTAAATTATAGTCAATATCAAATCTGTAAATGTTTTCCAGATTCTTGAGTTCAACGGGCAAAGGACCTACAAGTTGGTTGTGGCTTAGATCTAATGCATGTATATTGTTCAGGTTCCCAAGTGAGGCAGGGATCGTGCCGGTTAAGAGGTTGTGTTCCAGATTGAGATGTCTTAGATGGATTAAATTTCCTAACTCTTCAGGAATAACCCCTGAAAGCAAATTTCTGTCCATAAGTATTATTTCAAGACTGGTTGCTTTGCCGAGTTCAGAAGGAATATTGCCATCAAGCTTGTTACGACTAAGTTCCAGTGATTTTAGCTTTTTCAATTGGCCGATACTGGCTGGTATTTCTCCGCTTAGGTTATTATTGCCAAGATGGAGTCTTTCGAGGTTGGTTAATTCTCCAATCCAGGAAGGGAGGGGGCCCGTAATATTATTGTCAAAAACATAAAATTCTTCCAGGAAAATTAAATCTGTAAGTTCCTCAGGCAAAGCGCCGGCAACATTTGTAGAGTCCATTCCCAACATTCGCACATGACCATCTTCAACCCGCACTCCAGCCCATTCTCCAACAGTACAGGTTACCGTGTCCAACCAGTTCTCGTTCCATTTCCAATTTTCTCCGTTGTTTGCCGAATAAAATTTTTCCAATGCTTTGTACTCCGAAAGTGGAATTCCTGCGCCAGCAGGGAAAAGAGGATTTAAAATTTTATATTTACTGTACAACGTAAGGTCTGGCACTTCAGGATTAGTTATTTCAACACGATAGGCACCCGAATCAGTAAATGTTACGGATTCGAAGTTTAAAACAGAATTCGTTTCGCCTTCCATTATTTCACCATATTTATACCATTGAAACTGGTCGTTTTCTGAAATGAAGTTTTCTGATATGCTGAATTGAAAGGGTTCTGATATAAATACAGCAGTATCCTCGAAGTAATCAACTTCCTTTTGGTTCTGGTAATAAAAATTATCTGAAAAATTTTCATAATTCGAAATGGAAAAGGCAGGTAAAATGTCATTAAAAATTAATTGATTATCATTAAGCAATAATGTATCTAACTTGGCTAAAGAATCGATTGCCTCAAAATTAAAGCCGGTTAAATAATTATTGACTAACTCGATATCACGTAACTCCGGTAGTTGAGCCACATTTTCGAAGGCACTGTTTTGTAAATTGTTTTCGTTGAGAGTAATCCTGGTTACATGTCCGTTTTCAATAGTGATACCGTACCAATCAGCAACAGAATGATTGGTTGTATCAAGCCAGTTGGTATTATTCGTCCAATTGTTTCCGTTTGTAGAATTGTACAAATCAGCAAGGCTAAAGTACTCCGAAAGTGGAATTCCTGCGCCAGCAAGGAAAAGGGGATTTAATATTTTATCTTTACTGTACAACGTAAGGTCTGGTACTTCGGGATTAGTTATTTCAACACGATAGACACTCGAATCAGCTAATGTTACGGATTCGAAGTTTAAAACAGAATTCGTTTCACCTTCCATTATTTCACCGTTTTTATACCATTGAAACTGGTCGTTTTCTGAAATGAAGTTTTCCGATATGCTGAATTGAAAGGGTTCTGATATAAATACAACAGTATCCTCAAAGTAATCAACTTCCTTTTGGTCCTGGTAATAAAAATTATCTGAAAAATTTTCATAATTCGAAATGGAAAAGGCAGGTAAAATGTCATTAAAAATTAATTGATTATCATTAAGCAATAATGTCTCTAACTTGGCTAAAGAATCGATTGCTTCAAAATTAAAGCCGGTTAAATAATTATTGACTAACTCGATATCACGTAACTCCGGTAGTTGAGCCACATTTTCGAAGGCACTGTTTTGTAAATTGTTTTCGTTGAGAGTAATCCTGGTTACATGTCCGTTTTCAATAGTGATACCGTACCAATCAGCAACAGAATGATTGGTTGTATCAAGCCAGTTGGTATTATTCGTCCAATTGTCTCCGTTTGTAGAATTGTACAAATCAGCAAGGCTAAAGTATTCCGAAAGTGGCACTCCCGTACCTGAATAACCACAGTCTTCTGAATAGCTTGCCTGTTCATCTTTTTCCCAGTTGGCATAATTTTCCGAAGCAGTAGGGTCATCCACCTGAATGCAAAATAAGTCAGGATTCATTTCTAAATAGATACTCATATTGCTATTATTCCCATTTCTGAGATTTATGCCGGTAAGTTTGTTGTAACTTGCATCGAGTATTGTCAAAAATGTATTCGAGCCAAGATCTAATCCAGAAATCGTATTATAAAAGCAATAGAGATAACGTAAGTTAGAATTTGAACTTACATCTAATTCCGAGATCTGGTTGCTATAACAATCCAATCTTTCAAGTTGAGCATTGGAACTTAAATTTAGTTCGGTGATTTTGTTGTTACTACATTGTAAGTAATTCAAATTGAGATTAGAACTCAAGTCTAATTTAGAAATTGAATTATTCTTGCAATCCAGAAATATCAATGATTCAAAGTCTTCAATACCGGTTAGATCAGTTATTAGCATATCAGAAACATCCAAAGACTTTAAGTTTTTTATTGCTGGGGTTGGTACTGAGTCGTTAAATATACCATTGTCATATCCTAAATGATACAATGCTCTTTCAAATCTTATATCAGGAACATATGTCATATGTGTAGTGCATGAGGAACAATCTTCAGAGTAAATAGTATATTTTTCTTTAAACCAATAGGTCAGATTGTTTGCAACTTCTACGTTGTCGACCTGTATGCAGAACAAATAAGGATTATTTTCTGCGTATAATAACATATTACTGTTGTTCCCATTTTGCACATTTAAACTCGTAAGGCTGCTATTGTTTCCAACTTCAACATTTGTTAACATTGGATTTGAGCTTAAATCTAAACTTGATATTTGGTTGCTGTTGCATTGAACTATTGTTAACTTAGGATTTAAACTTAAATTTAAGAATGAAATTTGGTTATTGCTGCAACTTATTACTGAGAGATTTGAGTTTGAGCTTATATCAATATTTGTTAGTTGGTTGTTAAAACAGATTAATCTCTCCAATGCCAAATTGCTTTTAACGTCAAGCGAGCTTAACTGATTATCTCCACAAAACAAATCTTTTAATATAGAAAAATCCTCTATCCCGGTAAGGTCGCCAATATTCTTCCCACTTACATCAAGAATTGTCAAAGTATCAATATTCACTGTAGGCACTGAATCATTCAACTCCCCGGAATCATATCCCAGGTCGATGAGAGCTTGTTCAAAGTTATCGTCGGGAACATAGGTGTTTTGTGCGTTAAGGTTGGCAAATGTAAAAAACAGAAGAAATGCGAAAAGGAGGTTTACTCGTTTCATTGAATTTGGTTTTTATTGATTTTTAACAAAATAAAAATAATAAAATAATGAAACGTGCATATCGTTTTATGTTTTTTAAAATAAAAAAAAGCCACTCAAATGAGTAGCTTCCTTTTTCTTTTCTAATACCTGTCGTTTTCTCTGTCGGAATAACCACCGCCGCCACCGCGGCCCCGGTTATCGAATCTTCGGCCACCGCCGCCGCCACCGCGGCGATCATCGCGGCGTTGGAAGCCACCGCCGCCACCTCTGTTTTGGAAACCACCTCTATGCTGGCCTCCAAAACCACGACCGCCAGAGCGGTTTTCAGTGCGTGGATTGGCTTGTTTAACAACAATCTGATTCCCATCCTGTTCACTTTCGTTGAGGGCGTTGATTGCTTCATTCGCTTCGTCGTCATTTGGCATTTCAACAAAGCCAAAACCTTTTGAGTTTCCGGTTTCTCTGTCAAAAATAACTTTGGCAGATGCTACTTCTCCAAACTGTGAGAAGAGTTCTTGTAAGTCGTCACCTGTTGTAGATGAACTTAACTTTGCAACAAATAAATTCATAAAAAATTGAACAAATAATAATAAAATAAATAATTAAATACTGAGAAGTTGTTTTCTCTACCAGATTAGACAATTACTGAACATTTTAGTTCTCAATGATTTTTATACATTGCAGTAAAAATTAAAAACAGTCAATTACTTTACCCAAATAGTAAAAACAATATTTTCTTCCATATACAAAATAACGCACATTTTAGCAGATAATCTAATTTATTTTGTATGATTTTAAATAATTACATTAAAAAACCTTCCCGAAGGAAGGCTCTGTAAGGTGAGATCAATTATTTTTTATTAATAAATCTGATTCAAATTTATAAAATTTAGTTTCAAAAAGAGAATTAATTTTTTAAAGATTGAATTGTGAGCTTATTATTTTTTTGTCTTTTAATATGTTGATAACGGCGTCTACAATCTGATCATCCTCCAGCGATGCATAATTAAAAATAATGTCAAAATCGTTGTTTTCAGCCTTTCTTCCAATAATTTTCTCAATAAAAGAATCCCGTTTTTGATCCATTTCATTAATGTATTTCGCGGCTTCTGCCTGGCTTAGATCTTTGAGCTGCATTACTCTGTTGATTCGCCACTCTGTGGGCGCTTCAAGTCTTATGTTTAGTTTGTCAGGAACATTCCGAAGTATCACTCCTGCCGAGCGACCAACAATAATTTTCCGCCCCGAAGTAGCCAATTTACATATCACTCCTTTAAAAATATCAATTAGCTTTTTGTCTGAGATATCATAAATCGTTTCATTTGAAAAAGCGCGGGCAACTTCTTTCATCATTCTTACTGCTTCAGCTTTGTCATCATAACTTCCGTTATTAATTTCAATTATCATATTTTCAACCACATCTGAAAATATTGATTTATCAACCCAGCTCCACTCTGCGTCGGTTTTTGTTTCCGACATGTAACTGTAGCCTGTTAGAATTTTTGAGAGTTTTATTGCGATACGCTGTGCCGAACAACCTGCCTGACGCGAGATTGTTACTACGGGGCCGGGAAAATCCCCTGTTTCAAGGTTAAAACAGGAAAATGTATGCAAATAGTTGTTTAAAAACCTCTCCATTTTAAGGTGATTATTTTAGGTTAATCATTCGAAGTTACAATCAAATATTTTTTATTTGAACATTATGTGTTATACAATACCTCTTTTTTTTAATGTTATTCAACAACTTTCCCAAACTTTTTAAAAAGGATTAATTTTAAGTTTTAATGTTTTCCGGTTAAATTTATACGATTTTATTGAAAAGAAAATATGTTTTAGGCCAGAGAAAAAGACACGATCTGGTTTTTTAAAGTAATTAAACTATGAATCAGCCGATAAAAGTTGCAATATCTTCGTTTGGATTATCAGGTCAGGCCTTTCACGGGCCTTCTTTAAAAGTAAATTCTGGTTTTGAAGTCGTTCAGGTTTTGGAACGCTCAAAAGATTTATCTCAGAGTTTATTTCCCGATGCAGAAATCGTTCGCAATTTTGAGGAGATAGTTAATAACTCAGCTGTTGAGCTTGTAATTGTAAATACTCCCGACTATCTGCACTTTGAGATGGCGAAACAAGTTATAAACGCGGGCAAGCATCTTGTTGTTGAAAAGCCTGTGGCGCAAAAAAGTGCGGAAGCTGCAGAATTGGTGCAACTGGCAAAAGAAAAAGGTGTGGTGTTTTCTGTGTACCAAAACCGGCGTTTGGATGGCGATTTTTTGACTGTAAAGAAAATTCTGGAGCAGGGAAATCTGGGAAGGCTGGTGGAATTTGAATCACATTTTGACAGATACAGAACTTATATAACACCTGACACCTGGAAAGAGGAAGGTGACGAATATATCGGTGTTTTGCATAACCTGGGTTCCCACATGGTCGATCAGGCTTATGTTTTATTTGGTAAACCATCGTCGGTAAATGCTAATTTGAAAATTGTAAGAACTGGCGGAAATGTAGCTGACTATTATGATATCAGACTGGGATACGAAAATTTTGCTGCGATTTTGAAATGTTCTTATTTGGTTATGTACCCCGGGCCACGTTACAGTTTGTACGGTGAATACGGAACTTTTCACAAATGGGGCATCGATCCGCAGGAAGATGTGCTGCGAACAGGGACGCTGCCACAGGGACCGGATTGGGGAAAAGAAGCAGAAAGCGAATGGGGAAAAATAATCTATGAAAGAGATGGAGTAAAGTTTCTGGGGAAAGTAGAAACCATTCAGGGGAATTATCCCTTTTATTATAAAAACCTGTATGAAGCTATCAGAAAAGGAAAGGAACTGCTTGTAAAACCGGAGGAAACTGTAGAAGTTTTGGAAATTCTGGAAGCTTGTTTGGAAAGCAACAGGAAAAAGAAAATGATAAATTTATAGGAACTAAAACCGGAAGTTCACAAAGAAATTAAAAGTAAGAGACTGGGCTTTTATCAAATTTGTTTCGTTAACTGTACCAGATTCAAAATTGATAACACGCGTATAAATGTCAAGATAGTTTTCGGTGTTAAATGCATTTAAAATTGAAACGCCTGGTTTTATAT
This genomic interval carries:
- a CDS encoding leucine-rich repeat domain-containing protein — protein: MKRVNLLFAFLLFFTFANLNAQNTYVPDDNFEQALIDLGYDSGELNDSVPTVNIDTLTILDVSGKNIGDLTGIEDFSILKDLFCGDNQLSSLDVKSNLALERLICFNNQLTNIDISSNSNLSVISCSNNQISFLNLSLNPKLTIVQCNSNQISSLDLSSNPMLTNVEVGNNSSLTSLNVQNGNNSNMLLYAENNPYLFCIQVDNVEVANNLTYWFKEKYTIYSEDCSSCTTHMTYVPDIRFERALYHLGYDNGIFNDSVPTPAIKNLKSLDVSDMLITDLTGIEDFESLIFLDCKNNSISKLDLSSNLNLNYLQCSNNKITELNLSSNAQLERLDCYSNQISELDVSSNSNLRYLYCFYNTISGLDLGSNTFLTILDASYNKLTGINLRNGNNSNMSIYLEMNPDLFCIQVDDPTASENYANWEKDEQASYSEDCGYSGTGVPLSEYFSLADLYNSTNGDNWTNNTNWLDTTNHSVADWYGITIENGHVTRITLNENNLQNSAFENVAQLPELRDIELVNNYLTGFNFEAIDSLAKLETLLLNDNQLIFNDILPAFSISNYENFSDNFYYQDQKEVDYFEDTVVFISEPFQFSISENFISENDQFQWYKNGEIMEGETNSVLNFESVTLADSSVYRVEITNPEVPDLTLYSKDKILNPLFLAGAGIPLSEYFSLADLYNSTNGNNWTNNTNWLDTTNHSVADWYGITIENGHVTRITLNENNLQNSAFENVAQLPELRDIELVNNYLTGFNFEAIDSLAKLDTLLLNDNQLIFNDILPAFSISNYENFSDNFYYQNQKEVDYFEDTAVFISEPFQFSISENFISENDQFQWYKYGEIMEGETNSVLNFESVTFTDSGAYRVEITNPEVPDLTLYSKYKILNPLFPAGAGIPLSEYKALEKFYSANNGENWKWNENWLDTVTCTVGEWAGVRVEDGHVRMLGMDSTNVAGALPEELTDLIFLEEFYVFDNNITGPLPSWIGELTNLERLHLGNNNLSGEIPASIGQLKKLKSLELSRNKLDGNIPSELGKATSLEIILMDRNLLSGVIPEELGNLIHLRHLNLEHNLLTGTIPASLGNLNNIHALDLSHNQLVGPLPVELKNLENIYRFDIDYNLLGEIDLNKSAVIDNNRQIPDELASLLQMDTLYLGGNQLQFNDIEAIFSWENYNSFNEFIYAPQDSIGVSTLQQASPGENLILFIENYFAGPSDQYQWFKNGNSIPGATLATLDLTELQLSDAGRYYCKISNPIATELTLYSRAITVQLAEEIKDAGVPLSEYNALLDFYNSTNGDNWTNNTNWLDTINHSVADWYGITVDSGHVTEIYFGPYENYNINGSIPNSIKDLTKLESFVIISDNLSGELPLGLFELTNLRTLYLSECKISGTLPQTIGNLINLERLGLEANNLEGTIPNEIGNLTKLNHLALQENNLTGEIPFSIGELTSLEYLGLSNNNLVGTIPVSIGNLTNLGWFLIDGNQITGPIPEELKNLENVVKINVDNNLIGFIDTMLKSSVLKSLTLSDDNRQIPDELSSLLLMDTLHLEGNQLQFNDIEAIFSWENYNSFNEFIYAPQDSIGVSTLQQASPGENLILFIGNYFAGPSDQYQWFKNGNSIPGATLATLDLTELQLSDAGRYYCKINNTVATELTLYSRTTTVQVTEKIKGAGVPFSEYEALIEIFDNFGGNNWSENTNWSDTINYSVGEWERITVENGHVTALDLSGLNLEGDISAYFAHFDSLKWLNLSNNDFNGIFTSLFEKSALKTSIISEESTLEYLNIANNKFVFADLEPSVNELNSINEFIYAPQAKIGNSIDTAVFINQNIEFTISNYTRGESDDLVWYKDGTEITGANQLTFLIENAALADSGKYTCQVTNSVFPELTLFSDTLKLSVLIPDGIEKPVIEDIRIYPNPGKQRIFVETGNKTVNIQAFNLAGVLILEKEDFQSDWIEIQAFVPGIYLFRIEDENREIINKKVIIK
- a CDS encoding RNA recognition motif domain-containing protein, producing the protein MNLFVAKLSSSTTGDDLQELFSQFGEVASAKVIFDRETGNSKGFGFVEMPNDDEANEAINALNESEQDGNQIVVKQANPRTENRSGGRGFGGQHRGGFQNRGGGGGFQRRDDRRGGGGGGRRFDNRGRGGGGGYSDRENDRY
- a CDS encoding AAA family ATPase; protein product: MERFLNNYLHTFSCFNLETGDFPGPVVTISRQAGCSAQRIAIKLSKILTGYSYMSETKTDAEWSWVDKSIFSDVVENMIIEINNGSYDDKAEAVRMMKEVARAFSNETIYDISDKKLIDIFKGVICKLATSGRKIIVGRSAGVILRNVPDKLNIRLEAPTEWRINRVMQLKDLSQAEAAKYINEMDQKRDSFIEKIIGRKAENNDFDIIFNYASLEDDQIVDAVINILKDKKIISSQFNL
- a CDS encoding Gfo/Idh/MocA family oxidoreductase; this translates as MNQPIKVAISSFGLSGQAFHGPSLKVNSGFEVVQVLERSKDLSQSLFPDAEIVRNFEEIVNNSAVELVIVNTPDYLHFEMAKQVINAGKHLVVEKPVAQKSAEAAELVQLAKEKGVVFSVYQNRRLDGDFLTVKKILEQGNLGRLVEFESHFDRYRTYITPDTWKEEGDEYIGVLHNLGSHMVDQAYVLFGKPSSVNANLKIVRTGGNVADYYDIRLGYENFAAILKCSYLVMYPGPRYSLYGEYGTFHKWGIDPQEDVLRTGTLPQGPDWGKEAESEWGKIIYERDGVKFLGKVETIQGNYPFYYKNLYEAIRKGKELLVKPEETVEVLEILEACLESNRKKKMINL